The Skermanella rosea sequence CTGCACGGTGAAGCTCGGCACGTCGTCCGCCCGCGGCATGCAGTAATCCATGTAGGAGCCGGTCAGCAGCTGGCCGGTGTCCGGGTCATAGACGCAGTTCTCCAGCAGGGCCTGCCCGATGCCCTGGACGATGCCGCCATGGACCTGGCCCTCGACCACCATCGGGTTGATCACCCGGCCGAAATCGTCCACCGCCACGAACTTCTCGATCCTGACGACGCCGGTCTCCGGGTCGATCTCGACCTCGGCGATCTGGGTGCCGTTGGGATAGGTGAAGTTCTTGGGGTCGTAGAAGGCCTGCTCGTCCAGCCCGGGCTCCAGCTCGTCGAGCGGGAAATTGTGCGGCACATAGGCCGACAGCGCCACGTCGCCGATGCCCAGGCTCCGGTCGGTGCCGGCCACGGTGAAGCGGCCCTTGTCGAAGACGATATCGGTCTCCGCCGCCTCCAGCATGTGCGCCGCGATCTTCTTCGCCTTGTTGACCACCTTGTCCATCGCCTTGACGATGGCCGAGCCGCCGACCGCCAGCGAGCGCGAGCCGTAGGTGCCCATGCCGAACGGCACCTTGGAGGTGTCGCCGTGGACGATCTCGACGTTCTCGATCGGGATGCCGAAGCGGTCGGACACGAGCTGCGCGAAGGTCGTCTCGTGGCTCTGGCCGTGGCTGTGGGAGCCGGTGAAGACGGTCACCGATCCGGTGGGGTGGAACCGCACCTCGCCGGATTCATACAGCCCCGCGCGGGCTCCCAGGGCGCCCGCCACGTTGCTTGGCGCGATGCCGCAGGCCTCGATGTAGCTGGCGAGGCCGATGCCCCGCAGCTTGCCGCGGGCCTTCGACTCCGCCTTGCGGGCCGGGAAGCCCTTGTAGTCGATCAGCTCCAGCGCCTGGTCCAGGTTCTTCTCGAACAGCCCGCAGTCGTATTGGAGGGCCACCGGCGTGTCGTACGGCATGGCCGTCGGCGGGATGAAGTTGCGCCGCCGCAGCTCGGTCTTGTCGATGCCCATCTCGCGTGCCGCGTTCTCGACGATGCGCTCGACCAGATAGCAGGCTTCCGGCCGGCCGGCGCCGCGATAGGCGTCCACCGGCACGGTGTGGGTGAAGACCGCCTTGACCTCGGCATAGATCGCCGGGGTGGAGTACTGCCCGGCCAGCAGGGTCGCGTACAGGTAGGTCGGGATCGACGGCGCGAAGGTGGAAAGATAAGCCCCCATGTTCGCCAGGGTGTGGACCCGCAGCCCCAGGAACTTGCCGTCCGCGTCCAGCGCCAGCTCGGCGTGGGTGACGTGGTCGCGGCCGTGGGCGTCGGACACGAAGCTCTCCGACCGCTCGGCCACCCACTTGATCGGCCGCCCGATCTTCCGCGACGCCCAGGTGACGATCGCCTCCTCGGCATAGTGGTAGATCTTGGAGCCGAAGCCGCCGCCGACGTCCGGGGCGATGACCCGCAGCTTGTGCTCGGGGATGCCCAGCACGAAGGCGCCCATCAGCAGGCGGATGACATGAGGGTTCTGGCTGGTCGTCCACAGGGTATAGTCGCCGGTGGCGCGGTCGTACTCGCCGATCGCGGCCCGCGGCTCCATCGCGTTGGGCACCAGCCGGTTGTTGATCAGGTCCAGCTTGGTGACATGGGCGGCCTTGGCGAAGGCGGCGTCGGTCGCGGCCTTGTCGCCCAGGTGCCAGTCGTAGCAGATGTTGCCGGCGGCCTGCTCGTGGACCAGCGGGGCGCCGTCCTTGAGCGCCGCGGTCGAGGTGGTGACGGCGGGAAGCTCGTCATAGTCCACCATGATCAGCTCGGCGGCGTCCTTGGCCTGGTCCCGGTTCTCGGCGATGACCACCGCGACCTGGTCGCCGACATGGACGACGCGGTCCAGCACCAGCGGCGGATGCGGCGGCTCGACCATCGGGCTGCCGTCCTTGGAATGGATCAGCCAGCCGCAGGGCAGGCCGTTGACCTTGTCGGCCGCGATGTCCTGCCCGGTGAAGACCGCGACGACGCCGGGTGCCGCCAGCGCCGCCGAAATGTCGATGCCCTTGATCCGCGCGTGGGCGTAGGGCGAGCGCAGGATATAGGCGTGGGTCTGGTTCGGCCGGTTGATGTCGTCGGTATAGGTGCCCTGGCCGGTCAGGAAGCGGAAGTCCTCGCGGCGCCTGACGGAGGCGCCGATGCCGGTGACGTTGCCGGTGGCGGGAGAGTTCGACATGGTTGCTGCCCCTTCCTCATTCCGCTGCCCGGGGAACGTCGGCGCGCATCGCCTCCGCCCCCGCCAGCACGGCCTTGACGATGTTGTGGTATCCGGTGCAGCGGCAGATGTTGCCCTCCAGCCCCTCGCGGACGGTCGTCTCGTCCAGCTGCCCGTGGGTCTGCGCCAGGTCCACGGCGCTCATCACCATGCCGGGCGTACAGAAGCCGCACTGCAGGCCGTGGTGCTCGCGGAAGGCCGCCTGCATCGGGTGCAGCGTGCCGTCGGCCGCCGCCAGACCCTCGATCGTGGTTACTTCCGCGCCCTCGGCCTGGACCGCCAGCATGGTGCAGCTCTTGACCGAGCGGCCGTCCACATGGACGACGCAGGCGCCGCACTGGCTGGTGTCGCAGCCGACATGGGTGCCGGTCAGTCCGAGATGGTCGCGCAGCAGCTGCACCAGCAGCGTGCGTCCCTCTACCTCGCGCGTCACGGGCTTGCCGTTGACGCTCAGTGTTACCTTAGTGGGCATTTCTGAGCCTTTCCTCGCTAGGTTTTTTTATTGCCAAGGCTTTTTATTGATTGGGATTCGGACGGACCGAACCTGGCCGGTCAGCTGCCGGCGATGGTATAGAGGATGACGGTGAAAGCGATCACGGCAAGGGCCACCATTCCGACCAAGCGGAGATCGACCGGTTCCTCCCCGGTTGCCTGGGACTCCGCCGCCGGACCGGCCGCCGTGAAAGCGGCGATGGCGGCCGGCTGGGCAGCCATCTGGCCGCCCGGAACCGCGGCCGGCGCCGGCGCGGGGGCCGACTCGGGCCGTTCCCCGGAAGCGGCATCCGGCGCTCCGGCGTCCTGCGGCCCTCCCACCACCTCGCTGAACTTGGCGAAGAAATCGTCGGCCATCTTGCGCGCCGTCCCGTCGATCAGGCGGGAGCCGATCTGGGCCAGCTTGCCGCCGACCTGGGCATGGGCGGTGTATTCCAGGACCGTGGCGCCGTCGCCGTCCGGCATCAGCTTGACGGCGGCGCCGCCCTTGCCGAAGCCGGCGGCCCCGCCGGTCCCTTCGCCGCTGATCGTGTAGCCGTTGGGCGGGTCGATGTCGCTGAGCGTGACCTTCCCGGCGAACTTGGCCTTCACCGGCCCCACCTTGGCGGTGACCTTGGCCGTCATCTCGGTGTCGGACTGCTTCTCGATCTCTTCGCAGCCGGGGATGCATTGCTTCAGGATGGCCGGATCGTTCAGCGCGGCCCAGACCTCTTCGCGCGGCGCCGTGACCCGGTAGCTGCCGGACATGTCCATGGAATGGTTCCTCCCGGTCCCGATTTTTCTTGGATGCAGACTAATTGTCGCAGGAGAGTGCGGCACATTAGACTTTCGATCAAGAGCTTGGCGCCGGGGGCCGGGAGGAACAGGTCAATCCCGCAGGTCGAAGCGCAGGGTGTAATTGTCCAGCGTCCCGGGCAGCGGCGCGCCGGGGGCAATCCTCCCCGGCTCCTTCAGGGCGACCTGCCGGCCGTCCAGCAGGGCCGCCAGCATCGCGCCGCCGAGCATGGGAACCAAGTCGCGCGCGGGGCAGATGGCCGGACCGCCGCTGAACGGGATCAGCGGCCAGCCTCCCTGCCGCACGCCCTCCGTCCACAGGTCGGGGGAGAAGCGGTGGGCGTAGGGCAGGTTCTCGTCGTCGCGGTGGAAGAAGGGGGCGAAGATGAAGACGCTCGTGTTCTTCGGCATGGTGCCGGTGTTCCACCGCGTCTCGCGGGTGGTTTCCCGCAGCACGGCCGGCGTGGTCGGCCAGAGCCGCAGCGACTCGAGGATGCAGGCCCGCAGGAACGGCAGGTCCCGGCGCCCCTCGGTTCCTGCATCCCCGATCTCCCGCCGCGCCCGGCCGGCCTGCTCGGGATGGGAGGCCAGCAGCGCCAGCGCCCTGAAGGTCGCCATTCCTCCGGGATCGAAGGCGAAGAACCAGTGCGCCACCTGGTGCGCCGGCGCGGTGTCCGCCGTCCGGGGCGTGGCGGCGATGACCGCGGCAAGGCTGCCCGGTTCGGCCCGCGCCAGATGCGCCTCCAGCCGCTCGTAGAAGCGGTCGCGCAGCCCTTTGCGCTGGGGCCGCAGGAACGCCCAGTTGCCCGCCGCGCGCAGCCGGGCCAGCATGTCGGTCAGGTCCTCGTCGTCCCGCGCCGCGTCGCCCAGCACCACCCGCCGGACCATGTTGTGCCACGACGCGGTGAAATCGTCCCAGGCCAGCTCGCCGCGGGAGTGCGCCGTCTTCAGCAGATCCTCCGCCTCCTCTCCCACGACCGCGACGAACCGCTCGCCCATCCGATGGACCGGGCAGCCGCTGTCCAGCACCTGCTCGTTGAACCGTCGGCGGTCAGCCCGCTTCGGCCCGTGGGAGATCAGCGAGGCATGCGGCTCCAGGTGCGCCAGTGCCGCCCGTTTCTCCGCGCTGGCCGGGGAGAAAGGCTCCGGCGCGTTGTCGAGCACGGTATGCACGTCCTCCGGCGACAGGATGATCGCCTGGTGGCGGCCCGGGATCGCCAGCATCAGCGGCCCAGGCCCGTACTTGGCCCGCAGCCGCTGCATGCGCCGGACGGCCCGCCCGTCCAGCCCCAGCCGTTCCGCCAGCCCGACCACCTTCGGCCTCCGGATGATGACGCCCTTGGAGATCGTCGGAAGGACGATTTCCGCGACGGCGGCCATGGTGTCCCGCAGGCTTGCCCTCGGCAGCGGCCCCGGCTCGGCGATATCGGCGGACATGGATTTCCCTCGTGCTGTGCCCTGCTTTTCCAACCCTCCTTTATGCCTCGGGGCGGGGCATCGTTCCGTGGGCGCGGGGAAATCCTCCGGCCGCCCTCACGGGCATCCGCTTCTCACCGCGTCGCGGATGCGCTGCCGTTCGATGCCGAGGTCGCGCAGCATCGCGTCGTCCATCGCCGAGAGGTGCTGCTCCAATCTGCGGTTGGCCCGCTCCCGGATCAGGCGCCGGACGGCGGCCCGCATCCTCCGGAACAGGTGAGCCGGAAACCGCCCGGCGGCCGGCATCGTGATCTGCTGCAAGGCGAACATGATAGGTCCCTCCGGTTTTATTTGACGTTCATTAACCATGAGCTGGCGGATCATGGGCGGAGAGCGGGCCGGCGACTGTGAAGCCGTTTACACGCCGTCGTATTTTCCGTTTTTTCTGCCGGCGTTCCGGTCCGGACCCGATGCTTAGACTTTGGTCTAACGCCGAACCCTGGGCAGCGCCCTTGGCAGAACCGTTCCCCGGGGGGTAATTTTATGCCTGCAGGGGCGGCGCAGGCGGGGAGATCCCTTGGATCGCCTCCGCCGACCGCCCGCAGCCAGGGGAAAGGCGGAGAAGTTCAAATGGCCAAGGGGCCTCGCACCGGCCGCGTCGGCGGTCGGACGTCGCGCGTGCCGGCTCACAAGCACCTGGACAGTCTGGTGAAGGCGGCGCCTCTGCCGCCGCCCGCCGAGGAGGAGGTGCCTGTCCAGCCCACCGGAGCCCTGGGCCGGGCCGCCATCGACGCGCGGTCCCCCCGCCTGCGCCGGGGCATGAGCCACGCCCTCGATCCCCGCCAGGCCGCCCGCGACCTGTACGACGCCGTCGCCCAGCCCGACATGGCCTTCGTCCTGGTATTCTGCTCGCCCCAGTACGATCTGGAAGCGCTCGGCCCCGCGCTGGCCGAGCTGTTCGAAGACACGCTGGTGATCGGCTGCACCACGGCGGGCGAGATCACGCCGGTCGGCTACATGACCGGCTCGATCACCGGGGTCAGCTTCCCGGGCAGCGACTTCTCCGCCGTGGCCGAGCGGATCGACGACCTGGAAGGGTTCGAGATCGCCCACGCCCATGCCCTGGTGCGCAGCCTGTCGGCCCGCCGGGACGCCGCCCTCGACGCCGCCGCCCTCGACGCCACCCTCGACGGCCGCGAGCCCGTCGCCGGCAAGAGCTTCGCCCTCCTGCTGATCGACGGGCTGTCCGTGCGGGAGGAACTGGTGGTCAGCTCGATCTACTCGGCGCTCGGCGACATCCCGCTGTTCGGCGGCTCGGCCGGGGACGACCTCCGGTTCACCCGGACCTGGATCCTCCACGACGGCGAATTCCGCAGCAATGCCGCCGTCCTGGTGCTGGTCGACACGGTGCGCCGCTTCACCGTGTTCCGGACCGAGCATTTCGTCAGCTCCGACCGCAAGATGGTGGTGACCGAGGCCGATCCGGCCCGCCGCATCGTGACGGAGATCAATGCCGAGCCGGCCGGGCGGGAATATGCCCGGATGGTCGGGCTGGAGGGCGAGCCGCTGACCCCGATGATCTTCGCGGCCTACCCCGTGGTCGTGCGGGTCGGCGGCGAATACCATGTG is a genomic window containing:
- a CDS encoding xanthine dehydrogenase family protein molybdopterin-binding subunit; translation: MSNSPATGNVTGIGASVRRREDFRFLTGQGTYTDDINRPNQTHAYILRSPYAHARIKGIDISAALAAPGVVAVFTGQDIAADKVNGLPCGWLIHSKDGSPMVEPPHPPLVLDRVVHVGDQVAVVIAENRDQAKDAAELIMVDYDELPAVTTSTAALKDGAPLVHEQAAGNICYDWHLGDKAATDAAFAKAAHVTKLDLINNRLVPNAMEPRAAIGEYDRATGDYTLWTTSQNPHVIRLLMGAFVLGIPEHKLRVIAPDVGGGFGSKIYHYAEEAIVTWASRKIGRPIKWVAERSESFVSDAHGRDHVTHAELALDADGKFLGLRVHTLANMGAYLSTFAPSIPTYLYATLLAGQYSTPAIYAEVKAVFTHTVPVDAYRGAGRPEACYLVERIVENAAREMGIDKTELRRRNFIPPTAMPYDTPVALQYDCGLFEKNLDQALELIDYKGFPARKAESKARGKLRGIGLASYIEACGIAPSNVAGALGARAGLYESGEVRFHPTGSVTVFTGSHSHGQSHETTFAQLVSDRFGIPIENVEIVHGDTSKVPFGMGTYGSRSLAVGGSAIVKAMDKVVNKAKKIAAHMLEAAETDIVFDKGRFTVAGTDRSLGIGDVALSAYVPHNFPLDELEPGLDEQAFYDPKNFTYPNGTQIAEVEIDPETGVVRIEKFVAVDDFGRVINPMVVEGQVHGGIVQGIGQALLENCVYDPDTGQLLTGSYMDYCMPRADDVPSFTVQYHEEAPCTHNPLGVKGCGEAGAIGGSATVMNAVVDALADLGISHIDMPATPERVWRAIQGASVPLAAE
- a CDS encoding (2Fe-2S)-binding protein, translated to MPTKVTLSVNGKPVTREVEGRTLLVQLLRDHLGLTGTHVGCDTSQCGACVVHVDGRSVKSCTMLAVQAEGAEVTTIEGLAAADGTLHPMQAAFREHHGLQCGFCTPGMVMSAVDLAQTHGQLDETTVREGLEGNICRCTGYHNIVKAVLAGAEAMRADVPRAAE
- a CDS encoding SRPBCC family protein; amino-acid sequence: MDMSGSYRVTAPREEVWAALNDPAILKQCIPGCEEIEKQSDTEMTAKVTAKVGPVKAKFAGKVTLSDIDPPNGYTISGEGTGGAAGFGKGGAAVKLMPDGDGATVLEYTAHAQVGGKLAQIGSRLIDGTARKMADDFFAKFSEVVGGPQDAGAPDAASGERPESAPAPAPAAVPGGQMAAQPAAIAAFTAAGPAAESQATGEEPVDLRLVGMVALAVIAFTVILYTIAGS
- a CDS encoding cytochrome P450 translates to MSADIAEPGPLPRASLRDTMAAVAEIVLPTISKGVIIRRPKVVGLAERLGLDGRAVRRMQRLRAKYGPGPLMLAIPGRHQAIILSPEDVHTVLDNAPEPFSPASAEKRAALAHLEPHASLISHGPKRADRRRFNEQVLDSGCPVHRMGERFVAVVGEEAEDLLKTAHSRGELAWDDFTASWHNMVRRVVLGDAARDDEDLTDMLARLRAAGNWAFLRPQRKGLRDRFYERLEAHLARAEPGSLAAVIAATPRTADTAPAHQVAHWFFAFDPGGMATFRALALLASHPEQAGRARREIGDAGTEGRRDLPFLRACILESLRLWPTTPAVLRETTRETRWNTGTMPKNTSVFIFAPFFHRDDENLPYAHRFSPDLWTEGVRQGGWPLIPFSGGPAICPARDLVPMLGGAMLAALLDGRQVALKEPGRIAPGAPLPGTLDNYTLRFDLRD
- a CDS encoding DUF1127 domain-containing protein, with product MFALQQITMPAAGRFPAHLFRRMRAAVRRLIRERANRRLEQHLSAMDDAMLRDLGIERQRIRDAVRSGCP
- the nosP gene encoding nitric oxide-sensing protein NosP, giving the protein MAKGPRTGRVGGRTSRVPAHKHLDSLVKAAPLPPPAEEEVPVQPTGALGRAAIDARSPRLRRGMSHALDPRQAARDLYDAVAQPDMAFVLVFCSPQYDLEALGPALAELFEDTLVIGCTTAGEITPVGYMTGSITGVSFPGSDFSAVAERIDDLEGFEIAHAHALVRSLSARRDAALDAAALDATLDGREPVAGKSFALLLIDGLSVREELVVSSIYSALGDIPLFGGSAGDDLRFTRTWILHDGEFRSNAAVLVLVDTVRRFTVFRTEHFVSSDRKMVVTEADPARRIVTEINAEPAGREYARMVGLEGEPLTPMIFAAYPVVVRVGGEYHVRSIQKVNDDESLTFFCAIDEGIVLTVAEGVDLVQNLESLFSRLHEDVGEPELILGCDCILRSLEMEQKQIKHLVSKVLARNNVIGFCTYGEQFNAMHVNQTFTGVAIGARCES